The window TATTTCGCGGTGAAACTGAATTACCTTACTGGCCATATCTCCGGGGCCGACAGTACATCGAATATCCAGCAGTTTCGCGACCGCAACCTCAGTTTCCATACCACGCTGAATGAACTGACCTTTATGGCCGAACTTAACTTTATGCGCTATACACCCGGTGCCGATAAAGACCATTTTACCCCTTTTATATTTTTAGGCGCAGGTGCGGTAAACTATATACCTCAGGCAACTTACCTGGGTGTTGATTATAACCTGCGCGAACTGCAAACCGAGCAGCAGGCGAAGGCTTATCCCTACAACGCCCTCACTATTCCTTATGGCGCGGGTGTTAAGTATAACTTTTCGGGTAACTGGAATATTATGGTAAGCGCGGGCTACCGTTATGTACGGTCTGATTACCTTGACGATGTAAGCGGCAGTTATCCCGACCGCACCAAATTTACCAATCCTTTAGCCGCGGCCTTGTCCGACCGCTCGGGCGAGCGCACCGGCGTATACATTGGCAACCCCGGTACCCAGCGCGGCGATTACCGCGGCCACGATACCTATCTTTTTGTAGGTTTCACCCTCTCATTCACCTTTGTTACCGCCAATTGCTACTATTAAAATCATGGTTTACATGGTTTACAAAATTCGGGTAGTTTTTGATATTAAATAATTGATATTCAAATATTTAATTAATTTTTATTCAAAAAAGTGTAAACCATAAAAATGGGCTTTTTGCAATCTATGCCCTAAACAATCAATACCACCTTCCTACGCTGGCGCACGCGTACCGCGTGTGCTCACTCATGTTTACAGTATCAATACCACCTGGCCTTATAAACATGCATTTTCCCAAAGGTAAACACGCGTGCGGGGTTGCTAAATTTTACGTGGTAGGTCCACCAGCTTTCTTCGGGCAGGGTGTAAATGAACTGGCCTTCCTGGTTTTGGCCTACGCTTTTAATGTTGGGGATATTGCCCCAGCCGCGTATATCTGTAAACTGATGGGTAACCAGGTTAAATTCGTGACTGCTGGTTTCGGTAGTTAAAAATAAGCGCTTGCCATCGGGCGCCATCTGCAGGTCATGGCCGCCTTTACCGGGTATCTTCCATTCGTTTATAAGGGCCATAATTCCATTTGCGCTATTTAGTTTGTATTCGCGCAGTGCATTGTAGTTTAAGGTATATAAGCTTTTACGCACCGCATCCCAAACCACCCCATGGCCCGAATACAGCGAATCGGTATAAACGGGTGTATTGCCTTTTTTAGGATCAAACACCATTAACTTGTTGCCTTTTACGTGTGTGCTGGCCGCCGCCGCTAACAGTCCGCCGGGTAAGCTTTCAACCGAATGCGCCATGGCTACATCTGCATAAAAAATAATCTTGTCGGTTTTTTTATTGATAACCGCTATGGCCCCGCCCGATGAGGATACCAGGATCAGGTCGCCGTAGTGCTTGCAATCGTCCAATGTCTTAAACTTTTTGCGCATGTCGTCGGGCAGGTCGTGGGCGGTTGCCGCATCCCAGCTCCAAATAATATTGGGTATACTATCTTTAGATGTGGTATAATTAACCAGCAGCACTTTAGTATCACCGCAAACTAAAAATAATTTTTCGGGGGCAGGTTGGCTATACAATTTGCTGGTTAAACCAACCAGTAAAAATAACAGGCAGATGTATTTCATAAGCATAAATAAACTATATCAAATAAAAACATCTTTTAATAAATACCGGCACGCAAGTCAAAAATAAAAGGTAAAATATCAAATTGCCCTATCAGGAGTAAATCTACTAAATATTTAGTTTG of the Mucilaginibacter boryungensis genome contains:
- the porG gene encoding type IX secretion system protein PorG, producing MRKFLLAILFAAIPFILFAQTWEVGGFAGGAGYMGDLNQHNPAQLNNLAGGVYVQRNFNPYFAVKLNYLTGHISGADSTSNIQQFRDRNLSFHTTLNELTFMAELNFMRYTPGADKDHFTPFIFLGAGAVNYIPQATYLGVDYNLRELQTEQQAKAYPYNALTIPYGAGVKYNFSGNWNIMVSAGYRYVRSDYLDDVSGSYPDRTKFTNPLAAALSDRSGERTGVYIGNPGTQRGDYRGHDTYLFVGFTLSFTFVTANCYY
- a CDS encoding DUF6528 family protein; the protein is MKYICLLFLLVGLTSKLYSQPAPEKLFLVCGDTKVLLVNYTTSKDSIPNIIWSWDAATAHDLPDDMRKKFKTLDDCKHYGDLILVSSSGGAIAVINKKTDKIIFYADVAMAHSVESLPGGLLAAAASTHVKGNKLMVFDPKKGNTPVYTDSLYSGHGVVWDAVRKSLYTLNYNALREYKLNSANGIMALINEWKIPGKGGHDLQMAPDGKRLFLTTETSSHEFNLVTHQFTDIRGWGNIPNIKSVGQNQEGQFIYTLPEESWWTYHVKFSNPARVFTFGKMHVYKARWY